CTCGTCGCGCACCTCGGAGTCGATGGCCTCCAGTCGGGTGGTGTCCACGTCCACGCGCTTCTGCAGCGTGGTGGCGTCCGAGCGCAGGGCGGCCAGTTCCTCGGCCTGCTCGCCGGGCGTCGCGCCGAAGGAGAGGATGTACGTCGTGCCGCAGCCCTTCGGAACGGCGGTCCGCGTCGTGGACGGTACGGGGTTGCAGCGGACCAGGTTCGTGCGCAGCTCGTCGACGACACGCGTGCGTTCGTCCGCGACATGCTGCTCGACGGCCGTCTGGAAGATGCGCAGCACCAAAGGTTCCGCGATCACCGCGCCGAGCAGCAGGGCGATCAGCAGCCGCGTGAGGAGGGGCCCGACCCGTCGACGCGCGTTCGGCTGGGGAGTGACCAGCCAGCGGTCGAGGTTGAGCACGAACAGCATCCAGATGACGGTGGGGACCAGGGCCGCGACGGAGACCCTGCCGAGCGCCTCCGTCGCGAAGTTCCACATGGAGAACCCCGCGATGACAGAGGTTCCGAGGACGACCCCGCCGAGGGCCGTGTACTTGCTGCGCTCGTACCTGACCCTGGCCAGCAGCTCCTCGTCGACGCCGGTCAGGGTGCGCAGACGTCGTGCGGCGTCGAGGCGGCGGCGGCCGGTGGCGCGGTCACGGCCCTCTTCACCAGTGGTCCGGGCCGAGGTTGCCCGGCCGGCCCCGGCCGAGGTTGCCCGGCCCCCGGTGCGGGCGGTGGCCCGGCCGTTCGCGGTGGGGAAGGCAGCCGCGTCGCCGGTGCCCGGACCATCCGCCGGGCCGGAGGCCGAGGCCGTCGTACGGTCCGTCAGGATGTCAGTCAACGAGATCGTCCTCGTCCTTGACGAAACCGCCCTCCGGAGCGCGCGAACCGTCCCGGGCCGCTGCCGCGCGGCCGGGGCGTGACTGTCCCGACTCGACCATGCGGGCAGGGTCCGCGGCGGCTCCGATGCCGGGCACCGACTGACCGCCCGTCTCCCGCAGGACCTGGTCCAGCATCTGGTGGTAGTCGACGTAGTCGCTGCCGGCGGCCTGCCGCAGCAGCGTCAACAGCATCTCGCGGCGCATCTGCGCCTCCGCGGTCTCCAGTGACTGCGTGTGCGCCCGTTCCCCCGTCTCGGCCTTGTGCCGACGGGACGACTCCTCCTCGGTGATCCGGTGGATGCGGGACGCCACCTCGGTGACGTCGATCTCCTTGCGGGCGATGCCGAAGGCGTCCACGTGGTCGGAACCGTGGGAGAGCAGTTCCGCGATCCGGAGGGCGTCCTGGGTCTCGAAGTCGCGCTGTCCACGCTGGAGTTCCCAGGAACGACGCTCGTCGCGCAGTTTCTGCTCCCAGTCCCGCAGCTCCTGCG
The window above is part of the Streptomyces sp. NBC_00425 genome. Proteins encoded here:
- a CDS encoding DUF4407 domain-containing protein; its protein translation is MTDILTDRTTASASGPADGPGTGDAAAFPTANGRATARTGGRATSAGAGRATSARTTGEEGRDRATGRRRLDAARRLRTLTGVDEELLARVRYERSKYTALGGVVLGTSVIAGFSMWNFATEALGRVSVAALVPTVIWMLFVLNLDRWLVTPQPNARRRVGPLLTRLLIALLLGAVIAEPLVLRIFQTAVEQHVADERTRVVDELRTNLVRCNPVPSTTRTAVPKGCGTTYILSFGATPGEQAEELAALRSDATTLQKRVDVDTTRLEAIDSEVRDECRVLIRMASTGLYQRTSECRRLRDKARDYRTTHHTGENEKRLAGMHSRISGIEAGLTSSRTAFLKTRADGIERRLDAERAKQKEIGALERIRALDELASGNAVLFVGIWLVRLLFVLLDVLPVLVKYLSGETAYDRMLTGESNSAVKIHSEEVRLAERRAMANLEIGQDAIEQEVRRHRVESEAALREHTATMNIRVRQAVNALQDEIRRSSTV